The Antechinus flavipes isolate AdamAnt ecotype Samford, QLD, Australia chromosome 4, AdamAnt_v2, whole genome shotgun sequence genomic interval TCAATGGGCCACgtgagtttctctctctctccagcacGTCCTATGACTGTAGAGAACATTAGCATGAGACAGAGAGGAGTCTTCTTCCTAGTATAAtcatagaaaaagagaatgacgGTATTCTTGCACAAGGCCAGTCCTATGTGCCAGTCTGATGAATGCATCAGAGCTTTGGTTACCcaaaacatctttcttttttgctaagcattttttattcttcttgattCTTTCAGACAGCTCATTTTCTGAGAAACAAAAtaacccccctcccccactttccATATTGCTAAAGAATAAAGACACAGCCTCAATCCTAAATGGGGTTGCTCTAGCCATACTTCTGACCAATCCGTTATCTTCCTAGGCCTAGGAAACTTGGTTGTGAATTATGTGGAGGCCATCACCAGTGGAGATATTCCCTGTATGGAGAATGCAGTCTTGGCTCTGGCTGAGCTAGAGAATTCAGCTGCAGTTCAAAAGGCCTTTACATTGTATGAAAAGACGATGAGACAGAGGATCCAGTTCCCCACAGAAACCAGTCAAGAACTGTTGTGTTTACATAACATCTGTGAGAGGGAAGCCATTAATGTCTTCATCAAGGACTCTTTCAAGGATGTGGACCAGAAATTCCAAAAAGCACTAGAGGTACCTTTCCTGTTTTAGGACGTTGCCTATGAACAACTTCTCTTACTAAATTTGAAAGTCTCATCCCTCAGTATGGTAACCTGACACCCCATTTTCAATATTACCAGTAACCAAAAGACCCATGACTCTTGCATGCTTTGTACAGCTAGCATAATATGATCAACTAATTTAAAATCTTGAGAAGGTAAAAAGTTATGCATGAAAGGTCCACTTGAGACTGTTGATTTGCAATGCAGGTTATATACCATAGTACAAAGCAAAGACAGACATGAGAAGGGCTTTCTGAAAATATCAGATCAAGAAACttgttttcttcatatattaAAGGATCTAATAGGAGTTGTTCTCAGGCTAATAGATCAGAGAAGAGATTTAATCCCCTTTGACTACCTCTAAATGTGCATAGAAACAACAGATTTTGGTTCTACAAGAATGTATAGGCAAGATGCCTAATAtgtctttttaaacatttatttatttttaatttagggaATGAAACAAACATTCCACAATATAGGAAGATAataaagatgattgcacatgagcCCCCAAATCTAGTATATATAACTTCTTatgccttttaaatatataaagttctTGTGTAAATtccttattctttcatttattttctttcctctccttccatccctaGAGATGACtcccattagacacaaataagaaaaatacataaaatgattCAATACATACTttaatttatcagttctttctttggatacaaaTAGTATCTTtattcatatgtcctttattttttgttttttgtttttttaaaatttttatttaatgattactttatattgacaacattatcccttgcactcgtttcttttccgatttttcccctccctccctccaccccctcccctagatggcaagcagtcctttatatgtttgtcctttatttttaatgtgcatatttataaaagtcaaaatgatttatttgctcagtattagtttggttttttttctgaggcaattggggttaagtaacttgcccagggtcacactgctagcaaatgttaagtgtctgagatcagatttgaattcaggttcttctgacttcagggcttgtgttctactcactgcattacctagctgcccctcagagttgtttttaaaacaatattgctgctgttgtctacaatattttcttggttctgctaattttGCTCTTGATTAttacatgtaaatctttccatatttttctaaaatcattgaactcCTCAGTTCTTATAGCAGAGTATTATTTATCATAATCATACACAACAAAGCTAACATTTTCTCAAGGGAAATCTTCTGAAGGAAAATATTCTAACAAGTGGAATAACTTAAAAGGGAAAGGTCGTGGTTTCTTCTTCATCAGAACTCTTCAAGGAAAGCTTAGACAATTGGTTGGGTGGCACAGAGCATGGGGGAGATTTAATGACTACTGAGATCCTGTTGAATTCTGAGATCCTGTGTTATTTTGCAGCCCTTATGTTTTActtctttgttctttatttaCTCTAAAGAATCAGCTGAAAGCCAAGCTAGATGAGTTCTgtaaacaaaatgaaagagagTCTGAAGATCGCTGCACAGCTTTGCTTCAGGATATTTTCAGGCCTCTGGAGGAAGCAGTAAAGCAGAATGCCTTCTCCAAACCAGGGGGCTATAACATTTACCTTCAGCGAATGCAAGTGCTCCAAAAGAAGTACAACCAGCAGCCCAAGAAGGGGATCCAGGTAAACTTCCCTTTAGGCTCAGAGTTGCAGACTGAGGGAAGCCAAAAAATTTTCAGAGTCTTTTCCAAGcctaaaaataaatagtaaatagtacTGTCAGTTAGAATGATCCACAGGTCAGCTCTGCTCATATGATTGAACAGGCTTTGGCTTTCCCCTTCCATCACTATTTCTTGTTTTAACTTCATTGTCCTCCTATTCTACAGGCAAACAAGACTCTGGAAGAATACTTAAAGTCGAAGGAAACTGTAGCTGATGCAATTAAGCAGGCAGACCAAAGgcttactgaaaaagaaaatcagaggaGAGGTGAGAAATCCTTGCAGGAGACTCTCCCCTGCATAGTCCAGAGAATTGTGTGTGCCTTTTGCTTTCAGAAATGTTATTTAAGATGCCTTGATGTCCTTGAGAGCATTGGAATTCAACAAAGACTCCTTTTTTGCTTCCTATATCTTTAACTCTCCCTAAACAAGTGCTGGGTACTCTAGTGAAGAGctctaataagtttttttttttattaagtcaaTCTAATAGAGAACAGGGACAAAAGATGGGGGAGTTTATTTTGTTCAGTATTTTTAGCTGGGTCCAGCTTTTTGTTGCACCccatttgggattgtcttggcaaagatactggagtggttttccaattccttctccatttcattctacaagtgaggaaattgaggcaaatagggttaaacaATTTGCCCATGATCACTTAGCTAGCAAGtgtatgaagccagatttgaactcaagtctttctgactccaggcctggcactctgttTATTACAACAACCATAGGTTACCCTATCTTcttccaattaaaattttaaattcttcttccttctcagagCAAGAGTGGCAAGCACAAGCTGCAGCAGAGGCTGCAAGAAGGATGGAAATGGAGCTAAGGAGGCAGCAGGAAATCAACCAGGCAATCCAaaggaaacaagaagaagaacGAAGACAAATGTTTATACGTATGAAAGCTGAGAATAGAAGATTGTTGGAAGagctagagagagaaaggacaagGAAACTGGAGGTATTACACTGTCCCAAttcaacatttgttttctttcccattgccCTTAATGGCTTCTAGAAATGGAGATTACTCAGCTACAACACCTGAAGAGTAAGAATGTTGGCCCTAAAGGAAAACATTAATGTAGTACAGTACAACATCTCTTTTTATTAATCCAttttgcaaacatttattaagatctgCTCTGTGGAGTCAACTGTGTCAGCCTTGGAAGATTGGACGGGGGGTAGGTAGgcatgagggaaagaaggaaggaaggaaggaagaagagaaataaagagggaaggaaggatggaagtgaaagaaagaggaattaaggaggaagggaaaaaaggaagggaaaaaggagaaagggagggaagtagagagaaaaaagtgtgaaggagagggaaggaaggaagagaggagaaaaggaaaaatggaaaaatggaagggagggtgaaaaatgaaggaagagtgCAACAGgctaagagggaaggaaaggaggcatggagagaggaaagaaagagagggggaggatggaaggaacgaaggaagagaaggaaaatttcaaagaattcagggaattattctatttttctgattttccagAGTGCTTCTACATTACTCCTTGAACACTCTTGCCCTATACTGTTAGTTTTCTTTATACTCCCTAACTAGAGTACAAACTCTCCTAAGATAAGGAtggcattatatatatttttggtatcCTTCACAGAGCTTGGCAAAGTGTCTTGTACATTCACCTGTTCAATGAAGAAAGTTCATAAGCAGCTAGAACTCAAGGCTGCCAATCAGCAAGAAATGCAGTAGAATGTAACCTCCCTGAAAGCAGAGGCTCTCACTGTATTTTGTCTTTCATCTTGACAGTGTCTCGCACCACTTAGGACCTATTGGCAGATCTTGCTTGGCTCAAATTGCATTGCTAAACTTAAGAGAGATGCTTCATCTATTGGATGCCTTTTTGTTCTCGTTTTTCCTCAGGAAGAAGCACGAAAAATCCAGGAAGAGCAAAGAAAGGCAGTGGCTGAACAGGAACGACAACTCCAGGAATTGCAGGAGCGATATAATAATCATAGCTCAGATGACTGTACTATATTGTGAATGTATGCGCTCTACTATCTCACCACAGAAACAGAGTTGTTTCCAAGAGAAATGTTGACAATTCATTGGAGATTCAGCTTGCTGAATTAATAATAGAATTGGATAACTGAATGACCAATGATATCTCAGAAAACATTGGTTAAACCCTGGTCCAAAgcatttgcctttaaaaaaaaaaaacaatattcctGACTAGTAAGTGGTCCTTCAACCTCTGCTCAAAGTTCCCCAAAGATGGAGACTTCACTGCCTTTTTAGGAAAAGCATCTTGGTCCACTTTTGGTCAGCTCTCTTTGTTCGAAGGTTTTTCCTTAACAGGGCAGGAACATTCCCTACAAATGCCACTCAACTTTGCTTCCTGTGAATGATCTCACCTTGTCCAACCCTTCCCATTTTGAAATGGGAATTGGAaaagaggacaagaaaaagagggaaaaggggacaTTTGGTGGCTTGAAGCATATCCCCAAAGAAGCTTGCTGTTGCTGTGCTTTCCCATGTGGGATCTCTAATTCTAGGGCCTCTTTTCATATAAGGTTAGGGTTTACTGCTCAGAACTGGacaaatgctctccttcctcatccttaCGAATGTCAACAAATCAGTACTGTTTGCTATAGATTATTTTACCTGTATTAATAGTTGGACTGTCACCCCAGGACAAGCTTAGGCGCCTCTGAGCAGTGGGAAAAAGCTGAACAACTGACTAGATGAGGAGGTGAAAGATGTGGGCCCGATCAATGGATTAACCCAGAGGGTTGCAACCCAAGAGCAGCAGACTAGGCAAGGGTGAGAGTTGGGAAATGGTTCTTTTTGCTGATACCTCTGAAAGCAAAATTCCTTGGGATCTAGAGGTAGATCTTGAAGGGAAAGATTAAATTGAGCTTAATTAATGTGGGGATCAGAGTCACACATCCCTTCTCCTGTCCCATCCACccctattaaaattattattccagGACTGCCAGTTGTCCTTGAAAATTTGGGGAGAGGGATATTGTAGGAGGGGGTCTCCCCAAGCCttgtcttttatttctccttctcttcctccctctcatcCATTTCTTTGTCCTCTTctatctcctcttcttcccttctctatgcctttcttctctctccttctctctgtctctccctccctctctccctctttgacacacctctcctcctcttctcttactctctcttcccctcccacattccctcttcccttcccacctccctctccttctccccttcccctccccctttctcatttcctctccctctccctttctttcctctctcaaatAATAGCTACAAGTACTATCTTTCCCTTATGGAATGTAATTGAATCAATGTCATTTgctataaaatacatacatacatatatatacatacatacatatacatatacatatatatatatatacatacatatatatatatatatactcatacttGTATATAACAATATCAACAAGTAAGCCCTCGAAAGGATCTTTGTGTACTGGAAGTCTATTCCTCCTTCCACTTTGGAGTCAGATAACATTGTACAAGGAGAATCCCCAGGGTAGCAGGAGGTAAGGGGCAGGAAGATGGCTTGAGCATTGTTTTCAGTTTTGGttcctcatttgaaaatataattcaagGTTATTTTCCTCACACTTGCTAGTGAGTTGGAACAATTCTGTGTttattgtctttgatttttttttattttgccccTAAAAGAAGCCAAGAacttctccccctctttccccaaaATCAAAGCTAGAATGTCTATTTACATCTAGAAAACCCTACTGAACCTGGCATCGTAAATAGTATTCTCTACGtcttccttcctaaaatatgtaaGGGGTGGACattttcaataggaaaaaaaatctccagagatTATTTAGGCCCCAACCCTTAACCTCAGGGAGTTCCATTTTTGAGTCTCCCAAACCTTGCACAGAAAGGTCcctagagagaaggaaataaaaagcttccTCTCAAATGTTGCCTTCTTTATGAAGCCTCAAACTCACCTAGAACTAATAAATACTTTTCTCCCTTGGGACTTCCACTCacattctgtttcctcttctcttgTGTCATACTGTGACTGTAAGGGTGATTTTGTGGAATGAATATGGAATGAGATGAAAAGCAAGGGGACCTGTGCTTGGATGCCAGTTAAGCTTTATGAGCTCTATGtatgaggtcctgaatggtgggTGTGGTGGGCAGAGAGAAATTGAAGGattgataaaaattattccctGGGGCAGGTAGGAAGAAGGCTCTGATAATTGAGATCAGTTTCATTTCATGGTCCCACTCTCAGGTATTAATCTAATTAGAATCCAAGTTAAGTCCCTGtggctaaattttccctataaaagtaTTTGGGCTcaacctaaagaatgaatgggtcagaCAGCAAAcaatagacacaatcaataatttcattcaagagaatgacaataatgagacaacataccaaaatttatgggatgcagccaaagtggaaATAAGGGggatttttatatctccagatgcttacttgcataaaatagaaaaagtgaagatcaataaattgagctttcaactaaaaaagctagaaaaagaacaaattaaaaacacccaatcaaataccaaacttgaaattctaaaaataaaaggagagaccaataaaattgaaactaaaaaaaaaaaaaaactattcatgtAATAAATAAACCTGAGTtggatttatgaaaaaacaacaaaatagataaacctttagataatttgattagaaaaaggaaagaggaaaatcaaattgtaagtttcaaaaatgaaaaggaagaactatccaccaatgaagaggaaattagagcaattattaggagttactttgctcaactttatgccaataaatttgatgatctaagtgaaatggaggaatacctacaaaaatatagattgaccAAATTAACCgaagaggaaatatattacttaaatagcccccttttagaaaaagaaatagaataagctattaatcaactccctaagaaaaaatcttcaggaccagatggatttacatatgaattctactaaacatttaaagaacaattaactccaatactatatgaactatttgaaaaaatagggatttttttcaaattccttttatgacacagacatagtactgatatctaaatcaggtaggaagaaaacagagaaagtaaattataaaccaatcttcttatgaatattgatacaaaaattttcaataaaatattagcaaacacattacagaaaatcatgtcCAGGATAATACtgcatgaccaagtaggatttatgccaagaatgcagggctggttccatattaagaaaactattaacataattgactatatcgatgatctcagtagatgcagaaaaagcgtatgataaaatccaacatctattcccattaaaaacatgagagagtacaggaataaatggatttttccttaaaatagttaatagcatctatttaaaaccatcagtaagcatcatatgtaatggtgataaactggaaccattcccaacaaaatcaggagtgaaacaaagttgcttgctatcaccattactattcaatattgtattagaaatgctagcttcggcaataagagatgaaaaaaaaagattaaaggaattagagtaagtaatgaggaaacctgcagatgatatgatggtatacttacagagtCCCagtgattctactaaaaagctattagaaataatgcacaactttagcaaagttgcaggatacaaaacacatccacataaatcatcagcatttctatacatcactaacaaaatccaacagcaagaaatacaaagagaaattccatttaaaataacttttggtagtataaaatatttgggaacctatttgccaagggaaaatcaggaactatatgagcaaaactacaaaacactttccatacaaataaagtcagatctaaacaattgggaaaatattaagtgctattGGATAGGtctagctaatataataaagatgataatacttcctaaactaatctatttatttagtgctataccaatcagaccccCAACAAACTATGTTaatgacccagaaaaaaaaaaacaacaaaattaatttggaagaacaaaaggtcaagaatttcaaggggacgaatgaaaaaaaaaatcaaatgaaggtagtctagctgtacctgatttaaaacttatattatagagcagcagtcaccaaaaccattcagtattggctaagaagtagactagctgatcagtggaataggttaggttcataggacaaaatagtcaataaccacAGCAATTCAgtatttgagaaacccaaagacctcaacttttgggataagaatgcactatttgacaaaaactgtagTCAAAATTGGAActcagtatggcagaaacgaggcattgacccacacttaacaccgtataccaagataagatcaaaatgcgtTCATGACCTAGgcctaaagaatgagattataaataaattaaaagaatataggatagtttacctctcagacctatggaggaggaaggaatttgtgaccaaagaagaactagagattattatttatcacaaaatagacaattttgattatatcaagttaaaaagcttttgtacaaacaaaactaatgcaaagaagattagaaaggaagcaataaattgggaaaacatttttatagtttaaGAGTCTGTAAAagcctcttttccaaaatatagagagaattgattctaatttataggaaatcaagtcattctccaaatgataatgggtcaaagggtatgaacagacaattttcgggtgatgaaattgaaactatttctactcatatgaaaaagggttccaaatcattattggtcagagaaatgcaaattaagacaactctgagataccaccacacacctcttagattagctaaaatgataggaaaagatgacaacgaatattggaggggatgtgggaaaacagatactgatgcattgttggtggagttgtgaatggatccaataattctggagaacagtttagaactatattcaaaaagttatcaaactgtgtataccctttgat includes:
- the LOC127563508 gene encoding guanylate-binding protein 1-like, which translates into the protein MAGDHLMLAPICLIENSNGQFVVNQEALQVLRKFTQPLVVVAIVGLYRTGKSYLMNKLAGQRTGFSLGSTVQSHTKGIWMWCVPHPTKPNHTLVLLDTEGLGDVEKGDNKNDTWIFALAVLLSSTFVYNSMGTINQQAMEDIYYVTELTDKIKAKSSSRTEQMDDSMELVSLFPDFVWTVRDFILELKIDGQPITPDQYLKNALKPKKGTSEEAAMCIQKFFRNKNCFIFAPPAYGKKLLKIEQLHDNELDADFVKSAENFSNHIYKKAKVKTLPGGAMVNGPRLGNLVVNYVEAITSGDIPCMENAVLALAELENSAAVQKAFTLYEKTMRQRIQFPTETSQELLCLHNICEREAINVFIKDSFKDVDQKFQKALENQLKAKLDEFCKQNERESEDRCTALLQDIFRPLEEAVKQNAFSKPGGYNIYLQRMQVLQKKYNQQPKKGIQANKTLEEYLKSKETVADAIKQADQRLTEKENQRREQEWQAQAAAEAARRMEMELRRQQEINQAIQRKQEEERRQMFIRMKAENRRLLEELERERTRKLEEEARKIQEEQRKAVAEQERQLQELQERYNNHSSDDCTIL